The Equus quagga isolate Etosha38 chromosome 2, UCLA_HA_Equagga_1.0, whole genome shotgun sequence genome has a window encoding:
- the NDST2 gene encoding bifunctional heparan sulfate N-deacetylase/N-sulfotransferase 2 isoform X4, with the protein MLKLWKVVRPARQLELHRLILLLIAFSLGSMGFLAYYVSTSPKAKEPLPLPLGDCSSSGGAAGPGPVRPPLPPRPPRPPETARTEPVVLVFVESAYSQLGQEIVAILESSRFRYSTELAPGRGDMPTLTDHTRGRYVLVIYENLLKYVNLDAWSRELLDRYCVEYGVGIIGFFRAHEHSLLSAQLKGFPLFLHSNLGLQDYQVNPSAPLLHLTRPSRLEPGPLPGDDWTIFQSNHSTYEPVLLASLRPAEPPMPGVVPRRAHLPTVVQDLGLHDGIQRVLFGHGLSFWLHKLVFVDAVAYLTGKRLCLDLDRYILVDIDDIFVGKEGTRMKVADVEALLTTQNKLRTLVPNFTFNLGFSGKFYHTGTEEEDAGDDMLLKHRKEFWWFPHMWSHMQPHLFHNRSVLADQMRLNKQFALEHGIPTDLGYAVAPHHSGVYPIHTQLYEAWKSVWGIQVTSTEEYPHLRPARYRRGFIHNGIMVLPRQTCGLFTHTIFYNEYPGGSRELDRSIQGGELFLTVLLNPISIFMTHLSNYGNDRLGLYTFESLVRFLQCWTRLRLQTLPPVPLAQKYFDLFPQERSPLWQNPCDDKRHKDIWSKEKTCDRLPKFLIVGPQKTGTTAIHFFLSLHPAVTSSFPSPSTFEEIQFFNGPNYHKGIDWYMDFFPVPSNASTDFLFEKSATYFDSEVVPRRGAALLPRAKIITVLTNPADRAYSWYQHQRAHGDPVALNYTFYQVISASSQAPLALRSLQNRCLVPGYYSTHLQRWLTYYPSGQLLIVDGQELRTNPAASMENIQKFLGLMKIRDSGARDLKAVRLAV; encoded by the exons ATGCTCAAGCTGTGGAAGGTGGTACGCCCAGCTCGGCAGCTGGAACTGCACCGCCTCATACTGCTGCTGATCGCTTTCAGTCTGGGCTCCATGGGCTTCCTGGCTTACTATGTATCTACCAGCCCCAAGGCCAAGGAACCCTTGCCCCTGCCCTTGGGAGACTGTAGTAGTAGTGGTGGGGCAGCTGGCCCTGGCCCTGTACGGCCTCCACTCCCACCCCGGCCCCCGAGGCCTCCAGAGACAGCTCGAACGGAACCTGTGGTCCTTGTGTTTGTGGAGAGTGCATACTCACAGCTGGGGCAGGAGATTGTGGCCATCTTGGAGTCTAGTCGTTTTCGTTACAGCACTGAGCTGGCACCTGGCCGAGGGGACATGCCTACACTGACTGATCATACCCGTGGCCGCTACGTCTTGGTCATTTATGAGAACTTGCTGAAATATGTCAACCTGGATGCCTGGAGTCGGGAACTGCTAGACCGGTACTGTGTGGAGTATGGTGTGGGCATCATTGGCTTTTTCCGAGCACATGAGCATAGCCTACTGAGTGCCCAGCTCAAGGGCTTTCCCCTTTTTCTACACTCAAATTTGGGGCTCCAGGACTACCAAGTGAATCCTTCTGCCCCGCTACTGCATCTCACACGCCCCAGCCGCCTGGAGCCTGGGCCCCTGCCTGGTGATGACTGGACCATTTTCCAGTCCAATCATAGTACATATGAACCAGTGCTTCTTGCTAGCCTTCGGCCAGCTGAGCCCCCCATGCCAGGAGTGGTGCCTCGCCGGGCCCACCTTCCCACTGTGGTACAGGACCTGGGGCTTCATGATGGCATCCAGCGAGTGCTCTTTGGCCATGGCCTCTCCTTCTGGCTTCACAAACTTGTTTTTGTCGATGCTGTTGCATACCTCACTGGCAAGCGCCTCTGCCTGGACCTTGACCGCTACATCTTGGTAGACATCGATGACATCTTTGTGGGCAAGGAAGGTACCCGCATGAAGGTGGCTGATGTTGAG GCTCTGTTGACCACCCAGAACAAACTCAGGACCTTAGTCCCCAACTTCACCTTCAACTTGGGCTTCTCGGGCAAGTTCTATCATACTG ggacagaggaggaggatgcAGGGGACGACATGCTGCTGAAGCACCGCAAAGAGTTCTGGTGGTTCCCCCACATGTGGAGCCACATGCAGCCACACCTGTTCCACAATCGCTCCGTGCTGGCTGACCAGATGAGGCTCAACAAACAGTTTGCTCTG GAGCATGGGATTCCCACGGATCTGGGGTATGCTGTGGCCCCCCACCACTCGGGCGTGTACCCTATCCACACGCAGCTCTATGAGGCCTGGAAATCTGTGTGGGGCATCCAGGTGACCAGCACTGAGGAGTATCCCCATCTCCGCCCTGCCCGCTACCGCCGTGGCTTCATTCACAATGGCATTATG GTGCTGCCACGGCAGACATGTGGCCTCTTCACTCACACAATCTTCTATAATGAGTACCCTGGAGGCTCTCGTGAACTAGACCGGAGCATCCAAGGTGGAGAGCTCTTTCTGACGGTGCTGCTTAATCCG ATTAGCATCTTTATGACGCATCTGTCCAATTATGGAAATGATCGCCTGGGCCTGTACACCTTTGAGAGCCTGGTGCGCTTCCTCCAGTGCTGGACACGGCTGCGTCTACAGACCCTTCCTCCAGTCCCTCTTGCACAAAAGTACTTTGACCTCTTCCCTCAAGAGCGAAGCCCCCTTTGGCAG AATCCCTGTGACGACAAGAGACACAAAGATATATGGTCCAAGGAGAAAACCTGTGATCGGCTCCCCAAGTTCCTCATTGTGGGACCCCAGAAGACAG GGACCACAGCTATTCACTTCTTCCTGAGCCTGCACCCAGCTGTGACCAGCAGCTTCCCCAGTCCCAGCACCTTTGAGGAGATTCAGTTCTTCAACGGCCCTAATTACCACAAGGGCATTGACTG GTACATGGACTTCTTTCCTGTCCCTTCCAATGCCAGCActgatttcctctttgaaaaaAGTGCTACCTACTTTGATTCAGAGGTTGTACCACGGCGGGGGGCTGCCCTCCTGCCACGAGCTAAAATCATCACTGTGCTCACCAACCCTGCTGACAGGGCCTACTCCTGGTACCAG CACCAGCGAGCACATGGAGACCCAGTTGCTCTGAACTATACCTTCTACCAGGTGATTTCAGCCTCTTCCCAGGCCCCTCTGGCACTTCGCTCCCTGCAGAACCGCTGTCTTGTCCCTGGCTACTATTCCACCCATCTACAACGCTGGCTGACTTACTACCCCTCTGGACAG TTGCTGATTGTGGATGGGCAAGAGCTGCGTACCAACCCAGCTGCCTCAATGGAGAATATCCAGAAGTTCCTGG GTTTGATGAAGATAAGGGATTCTGGTGCCAGGGACTTGAAGGCGGTAAGACTCGCTGTCTAG
- the NDST2 gene encoding bifunctional heparan sulfate N-deacetylase/N-sulfotransferase 2 isoform X2 encodes MLKLWKVVRPARQLELHRLILLLIAFSLGSMGFLAYYVSTSPKAKEPLPLPLGDCSSSGGAAGPGPVRPPLPPRPPRPPETARTEPVVLVFVESAYSQLGQEIVAILESSRFRYSTELAPGRGDMPTLTDHTRGRYVLVIYENLLKYVNLDAWSRELLDRYCVEYGVGIIGFFRAHEHSLLSAQLKGFPLFLHSNLGLQDYQVNPSAPLLHLTRPSRLEPGPLPGDDWTIFQSNHSTYEPVLLASLRPAEPPMPGVVPRRAHLPTVVQDLGLHDGIQRVLFGHGLSFWLHKLVFVDAVAYLTGKRLCLDLDRYILVDIDDIFVGKEGTRMKVADVEALLTTQNKLRTLVPNFTFNLGFSGKFYHTGTEEEDAGDDMLLKHRKEFWWFPHMWSHMQPHLFHNRSVLADQMRLNKQFALLYEAWKSVWGIQVTSTEEYPHLRPARYRRGFIHNGIMVLPRQTCGLFTHTIFYNEYPGGSRELDRSIQGGELFLTVLLNPISIFMTHLSNYGNDRLGLYTFESLVRFLQCWTRLRLQTLPPVPLAQKYFDLFPQERSPLWQNPCDDKRHKDIWSKEKTCDRLPKFLIVGPQKTGTTAIHFFLSLHPAVTSSFPSPSTFEEIQFFNGPNYHKGIDWYMDFFPVPSNASTDFLFEKSATYFDSEVVPRRGAALLPRAKIITVLTNPADRAYSWYQHQRAHGDPVALNYTFYQVISASSQAPLALRSLQNRCLVPGYYSTHLQRWLTYYPSGQLLIVDGQELRTNPAASMENIQKFLGITPFLNYTRTLRFDEDKGFWCQGLEGGKTRCLGKSKGRRYPDMDTESRLFLVDFFRNHNLELSKLLSRLGQPMPSWLREELQHSSLG; translated from the exons ATGCTCAAGCTGTGGAAGGTGGTACGCCCAGCTCGGCAGCTGGAACTGCACCGCCTCATACTGCTGCTGATCGCTTTCAGTCTGGGCTCCATGGGCTTCCTGGCTTACTATGTATCTACCAGCCCCAAGGCCAAGGAACCCTTGCCCCTGCCCTTGGGAGACTGTAGTAGTAGTGGTGGGGCAGCTGGCCCTGGCCCTGTACGGCCTCCACTCCCACCCCGGCCCCCGAGGCCTCCAGAGACAGCTCGAACGGAACCTGTGGTCCTTGTGTTTGTGGAGAGTGCATACTCACAGCTGGGGCAGGAGATTGTGGCCATCTTGGAGTCTAGTCGTTTTCGTTACAGCACTGAGCTGGCACCTGGCCGAGGGGACATGCCTACACTGACTGATCATACCCGTGGCCGCTACGTCTTGGTCATTTATGAGAACTTGCTGAAATATGTCAACCTGGATGCCTGGAGTCGGGAACTGCTAGACCGGTACTGTGTGGAGTATGGTGTGGGCATCATTGGCTTTTTCCGAGCACATGAGCATAGCCTACTGAGTGCCCAGCTCAAGGGCTTTCCCCTTTTTCTACACTCAAATTTGGGGCTCCAGGACTACCAAGTGAATCCTTCTGCCCCGCTACTGCATCTCACACGCCCCAGCCGCCTGGAGCCTGGGCCCCTGCCTGGTGATGACTGGACCATTTTCCAGTCCAATCATAGTACATATGAACCAGTGCTTCTTGCTAGCCTTCGGCCAGCTGAGCCCCCCATGCCAGGAGTGGTGCCTCGCCGGGCCCACCTTCCCACTGTGGTACAGGACCTGGGGCTTCATGATGGCATCCAGCGAGTGCTCTTTGGCCATGGCCTCTCCTTCTGGCTTCACAAACTTGTTTTTGTCGATGCTGTTGCATACCTCACTGGCAAGCGCCTCTGCCTGGACCTTGACCGCTACATCTTGGTAGACATCGATGACATCTTTGTGGGCAAGGAAGGTACCCGCATGAAGGTGGCTGATGTTGAG GCTCTGTTGACCACCCAGAACAAACTCAGGACCTTAGTCCCCAACTTCACCTTCAACTTGGGCTTCTCGGGCAAGTTCTATCATACTG ggacagaggaggaggatgcAGGGGACGACATGCTGCTGAAGCACCGCAAAGAGTTCTGGTGGTTCCCCCACATGTGGAGCCACATGCAGCCACACCTGTTCCACAATCGCTCCGTGCTGGCTGACCAGATGAGGCTCAACAAACAGTTTGCTCTG CTCTATGAGGCCTGGAAATCTGTGTGGGGCATCCAGGTGACCAGCACTGAGGAGTATCCCCATCTCCGCCCTGCCCGCTACCGCCGTGGCTTCATTCACAATGGCATTATG GTGCTGCCACGGCAGACATGTGGCCTCTTCACTCACACAATCTTCTATAATGAGTACCCTGGAGGCTCTCGTGAACTAGACCGGAGCATCCAAGGTGGAGAGCTCTTTCTGACGGTGCTGCTTAATCCG ATTAGCATCTTTATGACGCATCTGTCCAATTATGGAAATGATCGCCTGGGCCTGTACACCTTTGAGAGCCTGGTGCGCTTCCTCCAGTGCTGGACACGGCTGCGTCTACAGACCCTTCCTCCAGTCCCTCTTGCACAAAAGTACTTTGACCTCTTCCCTCAAGAGCGAAGCCCCCTTTGGCAG AATCCCTGTGACGACAAGAGACACAAAGATATATGGTCCAAGGAGAAAACCTGTGATCGGCTCCCCAAGTTCCTCATTGTGGGACCCCAGAAGACAG GGACCACAGCTATTCACTTCTTCCTGAGCCTGCACCCAGCTGTGACCAGCAGCTTCCCCAGTCCCAGCACCTTTGAGGAGATTCAGTTCTTCAACGGCCCTAATTACCACAAGGGCATTGACTG GTACATGGACTTCTTTCCTGTCCCTTCCAATGCCAGCActgatttcctctttgaaaaaAGTGCTACCTACTTTGATTCAGAGGTTGTACCACGGCGGGGGGCTGCCCTCCTGCCACGAGCTAAAATCATCACTGTGCTCACCAACCCTGCTGACAGGGCCTACTCCTGGTACCAG CACCAGCGAGCACATGGAGACCCAGTTGCTCTGAACTATACCTTCTACCAGGTGATTTCAGCCTCTTCCCAGGCCCCTCTGGCACTTCGCTCCCTGCAGAACCGCTGTCTTGTCCCTGGCTACTATTCCACCCATCTACAACGCTGGCTGACTTACTACCCCTCTGGACAG TTGCTGATTGTGGATGGGCAAGAGCTGCGTACCAACCCAGCTGCCTCAATGGAGAATATCCAGAAGTTCCTGGGTATCACACCCTTTCTGAACTACACACGGACCCTCAG GTTTGATGAAGATAAGGGATTCTGGTGCCAGGGACTTGAAGGCGGTAAGACTCGCTGTCTAGGCAAGAGCAAAGGCCGGAGGTACCCAGATATGGACACTGAG TCCCGCCTTTTCCTTGTGGATTTTTTCCGGAACCACAACTTGGAACTGTCGAAGCTGCTGAGCCGGCTTGGACAGCCAATGCCCTCATGGCTTCGGGAAGAACTGCAGCATTCCAGTCTGGGCTGA
- the NDST2 gene encoding bifunctional heparan sulfate N-deacetylase/N-sulfotransferase 2 isoform X3 yields the protein MLKLWKVVRPARQLELHRLILLLIAFSLGSMGFLAYYVSTSPKAKEPLPLPLGDCSSSGGAAGPGPVRPPLPPRPPRPPETARTEPVVLVFVESAYSQLGQEIVAILESSRFRYSTELAPGRGDMPTLTDHTRGRYVLVIYENLLKYVNLDAWSRELLDRYCVEYGVGIIGFFRAHEHSLLSAQLKGFPLFLHSNLGLQDYQVNPSAPLLHLTRPSRLEPGPLPGDDWTIFQSNHSTYEPVLLASLRPAEPPMPGVVPRRAHLPTVVQDLGLHDGIQRVLFGHGLSFWLHKLVFVDAVAYLTGKRLCLDLDRYILVDIDDIFVGKEGTRMKVADVEALLTTQNKLRTLVPNFTFNLGFSGKFYHTGTEEEDAGDDMLLKHRKEFWWFPHMWSHMQPHLFHNRSVLADQMRLNKQFALEHGIPTDLGYAVAPHHSGVYPIHTQLYEAWKSVWGIQVTSTEEYPHLRPARYRRGFIHNGIMVLPRQTCGLFTHTIFYNEYPGGSRELDRSIQGGELFLTVLLNPISIFMTHLSNYGNDRLGLYTFESLVRFLQCWTRLRLQTLPPVPLAQKYFDLFPQERSPLWQNPCDDKRHKDIWSKEKTCDRLPKFLIVGPQKTGTTAIHFFLSLHPAVTSSFPSPSTFEEIQFFNGPNYHKGIDWYMDFFPVPSNASTDFLFEKSATYFDSEVVPRRGAALLPRAKIITVLTNPADRAYSWYQHQRAHGDPVALNYTFYQVISASSQAPLALRSLQNRCLVPGYYSTHLQRWLTYYPSGQLLIVDGQELRTNPAASMENIQKFLAGLMKIRDSGARDLKAVRLAV from the exons ATGCTCAAGCTGTGGAAGGTGGTACGCCCAGCTCGGCAGCTGGAACTGCACCGCCTCATACTGCTGCTGATCGCTTTCAGTCTGGGCTCCATGGGCTTCCTGGCTTACTATGTATCTACCAGCCCCAAGGCCAAGGAACCCTTGCCCCTGCCCTTGGGAGACTGTAGTAGTAGTGGTGGGGCAGCTGGCCCTGGCCCTGTACGGCCTCCACTCCCACCCCGGCCCCCGAGGCCTCCAGAGACAGCTCGAACGGAACCTGTGGTCCTTGTGTTTGTGGAGAGTGCATACTCACAGCTGGGGCAGGAGATTGTGGCCATCTTGGAGTCTAGTCGTTTTCGTTACAGCACTGAGCTGGCACCTGGCCGAGGGGACATGCCTACACTGACTGATCATACCCGTGGCCGCTACGTCTTGGTCATTTATGAGAACTTGCTGAAATATGTCAACCTGGATGCCTGGAGTCGGGAACTGCTAGACCGGTACTGTGTGGAGTATGGTGTGGGCATCATTGGCTTTTTCCGAGCACATGAGCATAGCCTACTGAGTGCCCAGCTCAAGGGCTTTCCCCTTTTTCTACACTCAAATTTGGGGCTCCAGGACTACCAAGTGAATCCTTCTGCCCCGCTACTGCATCTCACACGCCCCAGCCGCCTGGAGCCTGGGCCCCTGCCTGGTGATGACTGGACCATTTTCCAGTCCAATCATAGTACATATGAACCAGTGCTTCTTGCTAGCCTTCGGCCAGCTGAGCCCCCCATGCCAGGAGTGGTGCCTCGCCGGGCCCACCTTCCCACTGTGGTACAGGACCTGGGGCTTCATGATGGCATCCAGCGAGTGCTCTTTGGCCATGGCCTCTCCTTCTGGCTTCACAAACTTGTTTTTGTCGATGCTGTTGCATACCTCACTGGCAAGCGCCTCTGCCTGGACCTTGACCGCTACATCTTGGTAGACATCGATGACATCTTTGTGGGCAAGGAAGGTACCCGCATGAAGGTGGCTGATGTTGAG GCTCTGTTGACCACCCAGAACAAACTCAGGACCTTAGTCCCCAACTTCACCTTCAACTTGGGCTTCTCGGGCAAGTTCTATCATACTG ggacagaggaggaggatgcAGGGGACGACATGCTGCTGAAGCACCGCAAAGAGTTCTGGTGGTTCCCCCACATGTGGAGCCACATGCAGCCACACCTGTTCCACAATCGCTCCGTGCTGGCTGACCAGATGAGGCTCAACAAACAGTTTGCTCTG GAGCATGGGATTCCCACGGATCTGGGGTATGCTGTGGCCCCCCACCACTCGGGCGTGTACCCTATCCACACGCAGCTCTATGAGGCCTGGAAATCTGTGTGGGGCATCCAGGTGACCAGCACTGAGGAGTATCCCCATCTCCGCCCTGCCCGCTACCGCCGTGGCTTCATTCACAATGGCATTATG GTGCTGCCACGGCAGACATGTGGCCTCTTCACTCACACAATCTTCTATAATGAGTACCCTGGAGGCTCTCGTGAACTAGACCGGAGCATCCAAGGTGGAGAGCTCTTTCTGACGGTGCTGCTTAATCCG ATTAGCATCTTTATGACGCATCTGTCCAATTATGGAAATGATCGCCTGGGCCTGTACACCTTTGAGAGCCTGGTGCGCTTCCTCCAGTGCTGGACACGGCTGCGTCTACAGACCCTTCCTCCAGTCCCTCTTGCACAAAAGTACTTTGACCTCTTCCCTCAAGAGCGAAGCCCCCTTTGGCAG AATCCCTGTGACGACAAGAGACACAAAGATATATGGTCCAAGGAGAAAACCTGTGATCGGCTCCCCAAGTTCCTCATTGTGGGACCCCAGAAGACAG GGACCACAGCTATTCACTTCTTCCTGAGCCTGCACCCAGCTGTGACCAGCAGCTTCCCCAGTCCCAGCACCTTTGAGGAGATTCAGTTCTTCAACGGCCCTAATTACCACAAGGGCATTGACTG GTACATGGACTTCTTTCCTGTCCCTTCCAATGCCAGCActgatttcctctttgaaaaaAGTGCTACCTACTTTGATTCAGAGGTTGTACCACGGCGGGGGGCTGCCCTCCTGCCACGAGCTAAAATCATCACTGTGCTCACCAACCCTGCTGACAGGGCCTACTCCTGGTACCAG CACCAGCGAGCACATGGAGACCCAGTTGCTCTGAACTATACCTTCTACCAGGTGATTTCAGCCTCTTCCCAGGCCCCTCTGGCACTTCGCTCCCTGCAGAACCGCTGTCTTGTCCCTGGCTACTATTCCACCCATCTACAACGCTGGCTGACTTACTACCCCTCTGGACAG TTGCTGATTGTGGATGGGCAAGAGCTGCGTACCAACCCAGCTGCCTCAATGGAGAATATCCAGAAGTTCCTGG CAGGTTTGATGAAGATAAGGGATTCTGGTGCCAGGGACTTGAAGGCGGTAAGACTCGCTGTCTAG
- the NDST2 gene encoding bifunctional heparan sulfate N-deacetylase/N-sulfotransferase 2 isoform X1: protein MLKLWKVVRPARQLELHRLILLLIAFSLGSMGFLAYYVSTSPKAKEPLPLPLGDCSSSGGAAGPGPVRPPLPPRPPRPPETARTEPVVLVFVESAYSQLGQEIVAILESSRFRYSTELAPGRGDMPTLTDHTRGRYVLVIYENLLKYVNLDAWSRELLDRYCVEYGVGIIGFFRAHEHSLLSAQLKGFPLFLHSNLGLQDYQVNPSAPLLHLTRPSRLEPGPLPGDDWTIFQSNHSTYEPVLLASLRPAEPPMPGVVPRRAHLPTVVQDLGLHDGIQRVLFGHGLSFWLHKLVFVDAVAYLTGKRLCLDLDRYILVDIDDIFVGKEGTRMKVADVEALLTTQNKLRTLVPNFTFNLGFSGKFYHTGTEEEDAGDDMLLKHRKEFWWFPHMWSHMQPHLFHNRSVLADQMRLNKQFALEHGIPTDLGYAVAPHHSGVYPIHTQLYEAWKSVWGIQVTSTEEYPHLRPARYRRGFIHNGIMVLPRQTCGLFTHTIFYNEYPGGSRELDRSIQGGELFLTVLLNPISIFMTHLSNYGNDRLGLYTFESLVRFLQCWTRLRLQTLPPVPLAQKYFDLFPQERSPLWQNPCDDKRHKDIWSKEKTCDRLPKFLIVGPQKTGTTAIHFFLSLHPAVTSSFPSPSTFEEIQFFNGPNYHKGIDWYMDFFPVPSNASTDFLFEKSATYFDSEVVPRRGAALLPRAKIITVLTNPADRAYSWYQHQRAHGDPVALNYTFYQVISASSQAPLALRSLQNRCLVPGYYSTHLQRWLTYYPSGQLLIVDGQELRTNPAASMENIQKFLGITPFLNYTRTLRFDEDKGFWCQGLEGGKTRCLGKSKGRRYPDMDTESRLFLVDFFRNHNLELSKLLSRLGQPMPSWLREELQHSSLG from the exons ATGCTCAAGCTGTGGAAGGTGGTACGCCCAGCTCGGCAGCTGGAACTGCACCGCCTCATACTGCTGCTGATCGCTTTCAGTCTGGGCTCCATGGGCTTCCTGGCTTACTATGTATCTACCAGCCCCAAGGCCAAGGAACCCTTGCCCCTGCCCTTGGGAGACTGTAGTAGTAGTGGTGGGGCAGCTGGCCCTGGCCCTGTACGGCCTCCACTCCCACCCCGGCCCCCGAGGCCTCCAGAGACAGCTCGAACGGAACCTGTGGTCCTTGTGTTTGTGGAGAGTGCATACTCACAGCTGGGGCAGGAGATTGTGGCCATCTTGGAGTCTAGTCGTTTTCGTTACAGCACTGAGCTGGCACCTGGCCGAGGGGACATGCCTACACTGACTGATCATACCCGTGGCCGCTACGTCTTGGTCATTTATGAGAACTTGCTGAAATATGTCAACCTGGATGCCTGGAGTCGGGAACTGCTAGACCGGTACTGTGTGGAGTATGGTGTGGGCATCATTGGCTTTTTCCGAGCACATGAGCATAGCCTACTGAGTGCCCAGCTCAAGGGCTTTCCCCTTTTTCTACACTCAAATTTGGGGCTCCAGGACTACCAAGTGAATCCTTCTGCCCCGCTACTGCATCTCACACGCCCCAGCCGCCTGGAGCCTGGGCCCCTGCCTGGTGATGACTGGACCATTTTCCAGTCCAATCATAGTACATATGAACCAGTGCTTCTTGCTAGCCTTCGGCCAGCTGAGCCCCCCATGCCAGGAGTGGTGCCTCGCCGGGCCCACCTTCCCACTGTGGTACAGGACCTGGGGCTTCATGATGGCATCCAGCGAGTGCTCTTTGGCCATGGCCTCTCCTTCTGGCTTCACAAACTTGTTTTTGTCGATGCTGTTGCATACCTCACTGGCAAGCGCCTCTGCCTGGACCTTGACCGCTACATCTTGGTAGACATCGATGACATCTTTGTGGGCAAGGAAGGTACCCGCATGAAGGTGGCTGATGTTGAG GCTCTGTTGACCACCCAGAACAAACTCAGGACCTTAGTCCCCAACTTCACCTTCAACTTGGGCTTCTCGGGCAAGTTCTATCATACTG ggacagaggaggaggatgcAGGGGACGACATGCTGCTGAAGCACCGCAAAGAGTTCTGGTGGTTCCCCCACATGTGGAGCCACATGCAGCCACACCTGTTCCACAATCGCTCCGTGCTGGCTGACCAGATGAGGCTCAACAAACAGTTTGCTCTG GAGCATGGGATTCCCACGGATCTGGGGTATGCTGTGGCCCCCCACCACTCGGGCGTGTACCCTATCCACACGCAGCTCTATGAGGCCTGGAAATCTGTGTGGGGCATCCAGGTGACCAGCACTGAGGAGTATCCCCATCTCCGCCCTGCCCGCTACCGCCGTGGCTTCATTCACAATGGCATTATG GTGCTGCCACGGCAGACATGTGGCCTCTTCACTCACACAATCTTCTATAATGAGTACCCTGGAGGCTCTCGTGAACTAGACCGGAGCATCCAAGGTGGAGAGCTCTTTCTGACGGTGCTGCTTAATCCG ATTAGCATCTTTATGACGCATCTGTCCAATTATGGAAATGATCGCCTGGGCCTGTACACCTTTGAGAGCCTGGTGCGCTTCCTCCAGTGCTGGACACGGCTGCGTCTACAGACCCTTCCTCCAGTCCCTCTTGCACAAAAGTACTTTGACCTCTTCCCTCAAGAGCGAAGCCCCCTTTGGCAG AATCCCTGTGACGACAAGAGACACAAAGATATATGGTCCAAGGAGAAAACCTGTGATCGGCTCCCCAAGTTCCTCATTGTGGGACCCCAGAAGACAG GGACCACAGCTATTCACTTCTTCCTGAGCCTGCACCCAGCTGTGACCAGCAGCTTCCCCAGTCCCAGCACCTTTGAGGAGATTCAGTTCTTCAACGGCCCTAATTACCACAAGGGCATTGACTG GTACATGGACTTCTTTCCTGTCCCTTCCAATGCCAGCActgatttcctctttgaaaaaAGTGCTACCTACTTTGATTCAGAGGTTGTACCACGGCGGGGGGCTGCCCTCCTGCCACGAGCTAAAATCATCACTGTGCTCACCAACCCTGCTGACAGGGCCTACTCCTGGTACCAG CACCAGCGAGCACATGGAGACCCAGTTGCTCTGAACTATACCTTCTACCAGGTGATTTCAGCCTCTTCCCAGGCCCCTCTGGCACTTCGCTCCCTGCAGAACCGCTGTCTTGTCCCTGGCTACTATTCCACCCATCTACAACGCTGGCTGACTTACTACCCCTCTGGACAG TTGCTGATTGTGGATGGGCAAGAGCTGCGTACCAACCCAGCTGCCTCAATGGAGAATATCCAGAAGTTCCTGGGTATCACACCCTTTCTGAACTACACACGGACCCTCAG GTTTGATGAAGATAAGGGATTCTGGTGCCAGGGACTTGAAGGCGGTAAGACTCGCTGTCTAGGCAAGAGCAAAGGCCGGAGGTACCCAGATATGGACACTGAG TCCCGCCTTTTCCTTGTGGATTTTTTCCGGAACCACAACTTGGAACTGTCGAAGCTGCTGAGCCGGCTTGGACAGCCAATGCCCTCATGGCTTCGGGAAGAACTGCAGCATTCCAGTCTGGGCTGA